CCTGCGCCCAGGCCGAGCTCGACGTCTGGAACGACGTCACGGATCCGGGCATGAGCCCCAACGTGGACTTCGACCCCCAGGAAGACGTGGCCGCGCCCTTCGTCAACACCGGCAAGCGTCCGCGCGTCGCGATCCTGCGCGAGCAGGGCTGCAACAGCCAGGTGGAAATGGGCTGGGCCTTCGACACCGCCGGCTTTGAAGCCATCGACGTGCACATGACCGACCTGTTGTCCGGCCGCGTGGATCTTGCGCAGGTGCAAGGCCTGGTGGCCGTGGGCGGCTTCAGCTACGGCGACGTGCTGGGCGCTGGCGAAGGCTGGGCGCGCACCATCCGCTTCAACAGCAAGCTGTCGGATCAGTTCGCCGCCTACTTCGCGCGTCCCGACACCTTCGCGCTGGGCGTGTGCAACGGCTGCCAGATGATGGCCGCGCTGGCGCCGATGATTCCGGGCGCAGAATTCTGGCCGCGCTTCACGCGCAACCTGTCGGAAAAATACGAAGCCCGCCTGGCGATGATCGAAGTGGCCAAGTCGCCGTCGATCTTCTTCGCCGGCATGGAAGGCGCGCGCATTCCGGTGGCCGTGGCGCACGGCGAAGGCTATGCGGACTTCTCGCAGCAGGGCGACGCCAGCCGCCTGCTGGCCGCCGCGCGCTACATCGACAACCGCGGCCAGGCCACCGAAGCCTATCCGTTCAACCCGAACGGCAGCCCGGGCGGCCTGACCTCGGTCACCACCGCCGACGGCCGCTTCACGGTCATGATGCCGCACCCGGAACGCGTGACGCGCAACGTCATGATGTCCTGGGCGCCCGAGAAGTGGGGCAAGGCGGATGCCGGCGGCGCGTTCAGCCCCTGGATGCGCATCTTCCGCAACGCGCGCGTCTGGCTGAAGTAAGCCAAACGCTGGCGCCGGGGCTTGCTTCCCGGCGCTTGCGCGAAACGCCCCGCTACTTGGCGGGGCGTTTTCATTGTGGCGCTCAGAACTGGTACTTCACCCGGCCGATGACGCTGCGGCGGCTGCCCGGATAGCAATCGCTCAGGTCGGAGCAGGTCGCCAGGTATTCCTTGTCGAACAGATTGGTGGCGTTGACCGACAGCGTCAGGTGCTTGTCCACCGCATAGGACACGCCCGCGTCCACCAGCGTGCGCCCGGCGATCTCCAGCGTGTTGGCGTTGTCGCCGTAGGTCGAGCCCACGTAGCGCAGGCCTGCGCCCAGGCTCAGTCCGGCCAGCGCGCTGTTGCGCACCGTGTAGTTCAGCCAGCCCGACGCGCTGTGCTCGGGCACCAGGGCAGGGCGGTTGCCTTCGGTGCCGTTGTTGGCGCGGGTGATGCGGGCGCGCACATAGGTATAGGAACCGGTGAAGTCCCAGCCGTCGCCCAGGCTGAACTTGCCTTCCAGTTCCACGCCGCGCGATTGCACCTCGCCCGAAGCGACCTGGAATCCGGGGTTTTGCAGGTCATTGGTCAGTACGTTGCTCTTCTTGATGTCGAAGACCGCCAGCGTGTAGAGCGCATTCGACCCGGGCGGCTGGAACTTGATGCCGCCTTCCCATTGACGTCCGCGCGAGGGCGCGAACGGAGAACTGCCATTGGCCGGCGCCGAGGTTCCGGTATTGGGCAGGAAGGACTGGGCGAAGCTGACGTAGGGCGCGACGCCGTTGGGCATGACGTAGTTCAGGCCGGCGCGGCCGCTGAAGCGGCTGCCGCTTTGATTGGAGTCGTTGTTCAGGATCCGGTTTTCGGTCTTCTGGCTGTACCAGTCGTAGCGGCCGCCCAGGGTCAGCACCCAGCGCTCGTCGAAGCGGACCTGGTCCTGCAGATACAGGCCGGTCTGGTGCGTGCGCTCCAGGTAGTTGGCCAGCGGTATGGTCGGCGTGGGCACGTCCACGCCATAGACTGGATCAAAGGGGTTCAGGCTGGGGGCGGGCCCCATGGTGCGCGACACGTCCGCGCTGCTGCGGTTGAAGTCCAGGCCCAGCAGCAGCGTATGGGCCAGCGGGCCGGTGCGCAGGTCGAACTGGGCTTGGTTGTCCAACGCCAGCGCGGTCATGCTTTCGTCGTAGCGCCGGGCAGTGCGGGCGATGCCGGTGGGCGTCAGGCCGGCCAGGAACATGTTGTCCAGGATCGAATCGACCCGCCCGTAGCGCAGGTTCTGCCGCACCTGCAGCGTGTCGTTGAAACGATGCTCGAACAGATAGCCGATGCTCTTCTGGTCCTGGTCGTAGCGATTGAAATTGGGATCGCCGTTGCGCAGATTGGTGGGCTTGCCGTTCACCGTAACCGTGCCGATGGTGCCGCCGGAACGGTCGCGCAGGTACTCCGTCAACAGCGTGAAGCGGGTCGCGGCGGAAGGGGCCCAGGTCAGCGAAGGCGCCAGGAACAGGCGGTCGTCCGAAATGCGGTCGCCGTTGGGGTAGGTGAATTGCGTGTTGGCGTCGCGCGCCACGCCGATGATGCGGTACATCAGCGTGCCGTCTTCGGTCGCGGGGCCGGTCAGATCGACCGCGGCCTGCTTGCGCTGGAAGCTGCCGTACTCCAGCTCGGCCTCGTAGTGCGGCGTGGCCGAGGGCAGCTTGCTCACGCGGTTGATGACCCCGCCCGCGTCGCCCTGGCCGTACAGCACGGAAGAAGGGCCGCGCAGCACTTCGATACGATCCAGCGCGTAGGGTTCGCTGCGGAACAGGGTGTAGCCGGACGTGGCCTGGCGCAGGCCGTCCTTGTAGTCGCTGGTGGCCTGGGCGTTGAAGCCGCGCAGCATGACCCAATCGAAGCCCTTGGGATCCACGCCATACGTTTCCACCGTCACGCCGGGCACGTAGCGCAGCACTTCGGTCACGCTTTGCGCGTTCTGCGCTTCCATCTGCGCCCGCGTCACCACCGAGATCGACTGCGGGACTTCCAGGATGGGCGTGTCGGTCTTGGTGCCGGCCCGGGTTTCCTCGGCCACGTAGCTGTCGGGCGCCACGCTCGAGGCCCGCACGGTGACAGGCTCCAGCGTGGAAATGCCTGCCGCGCCGGGCGGCAGCGGACGCAGCACGTAGCCGCCGCCTTCCTGCCGCGCGGCCAGGCCGCTGCCGGCGAGGATCGCGGCATAGCCCGCGTTCAGGCCATAGGCGCCGCGCAGGCCGGGGCTGCGGCGGCCCGCGGTCAGGGCGCCGTCGATGGCGATGGTCACGCCCGCCTGCTGGGAGTAGGCGTTCAGCACCTGGTCCAATGGGCCGGCGGGAATGTCGTAGCTCCTGGCGGCCCGCTCCTGGGGCGAGGGGGAGCCTGGTCCCGCGGCCATGGCGGCGGGGGGCGCGGCCAGCGCCAGGGCGGTCAGCGCCAGCGCCAGCGTGCTGCGGGCGGGCTTGGGAGTGGAGCGGGCTTGCATGGAGTGGGTTCCTCGTTGCGGACGTGAATGCTGCGGATATGCAGGTATCCCGAACGAGAAATAAAAAGTGCTACGGTTTTCGCGAATTTTTTTTGTAGAGGGCTATCTGGGTTCCACCACCACCCAATAAGCCGTGTAGCGCGACACGCGCAGCGGCAGGGCTCTTGCAAGCGAGGCCAGGATCCGGTCCGTGTCGTCCAGGGCGTACACGCCCGACACGATCAGGTCGGCCACGCGCGGGTCGCAGCGGATCACGCCGCGCCGGTAGCGCCCGACCTGGTCCAGGAAGTCCGCCAGGCGCAGCCGTTCGGCCACCAGTTGGCCGCGCAGCCAGGCCGGCGCCTGCTGCAGGGCGTCCGGCATCGGCTCGGCCGCCAGCGGCGTGAACGCGGCGGACTGGCCCGCGTCCAGGCGCAGGGGGTGGCCGCGGGAGGGCTGGATCTCCACCGCGCCTTCGTAGACGCCGACCCGTATCCGGTCGCGCTGTTGCTCCACGGTGAACCGGGTGCCCAGCGCCTGCACATCGCCATAGGCGGTGGCGACGAAGAAGGGGCGGCCCGCGGCAGCCGGGCCGTGGCCGGTTTGCACGTAGATCTCGCCGCGCCGCAGGACCAGCCGGCGCGCCTCGGCGGTGTATTCCATGTCCACGGCGCTAGCGCCGTTGAGTATGAGCCGGGTGCCGTCGGCCAGCATGATTTCGCGCCGTTCGCCTGCCGCGCTGCGATAGTCCGCGGCGTAGGGCTGCCAAGGCAGGCGTTGGGCCGCCAGGCCCGCGGCGCCGGCGCCCAGCACCGCCCAGCCCATCAGGCGCAGGGCTTTGCGGCGTCCCGCCTGCCGGCCGGAGCGGGCCAGCGCCTGGGCCGAGGCCTCGGGCGAAACGTCCATCAGCCGCGTGTCGATCCGCTGCACCTGCTGCCAGGCGCGTTCATGGTCCGGATGGGCCGCGCGCCAGCGTTGCCAGGCCGCGCGTTCGTCGGCGCTGGCTTCGCCGGACCACAGGATGACCAGCCATTCCAGTCCTTGCGCCAGTATCGGTTCGGGGATGTCCCCGTGCCGGGCGCTCACAGCGCGGCCAGGCAGGCTTGGGCGGCGCGCAGCATGTGCTTGCGCACCAGCGCCACCGACACGCCCAGGCTTTGCGCGATGTCGGAATAGGTCCGGCCCTCGAAGCGGGACAGGATGAAGACCTGGCGGGCGCGGGCGGGCAGGGCGTCCAGCGCGGCGTCCACCGCCATCAGCGTTTCCAGCGCCAGCGCGCGCGCTTCGGCCGAAGGCATGTGCGCTTCGGGCAGGCTGGCCAAGGCGTCCAGATAGGCGCTTTCCAGGGCGCGGCGGCGGTACAGGTCCACCACCAGACCTTTGGCGATCTGGGTGAGGAAGGCGCGCGCCTGGCCGGCTTCGGGCAGGCGGCCCGAGTTCAGCAGCCGCTCGTACGTGTCGTGCGACAGGTCGGCCGCGTCATGGGCGCAACCCAGCCGCCGCCGCAGCCAGCCCGCCAGCCATCCATGATGGTCGCGGTAGAGCAGGTTCAAGGCATGTTGCGCCGTGGGCTGGGTGGCCGCCGTCACGATGGGTTTCCGTCAGGTCCAAAGATTGCAAATGATAATCGTTGTTAATTGTGTTGGACAAGGGCGACGCCGAGGGAAATGCGTCATGCAATCAAATGAGATGTTTAACTTTTCATTGCAACCTGTCGTAAAGCATAGGTAGCCGCTATACGCAACCCGGAGTGACCCCAATGTTCCAGAATCTCAGTATTCGCGCGGTCTTGACGACCGCTTTAGCCGTTTTCTTCGCGCTTTTCCTGCTAACCGGCATCGCCGTCCACCAGCAGCTGACGTCCAACCGCAATTCCATCGAAGTGCTGCTGGACACCAACCTGGTCCGCGCCAATGCCGTGAACGGCGCCGGCACCGAACTGCTGCGCGCCCGCCTGGTGCTGCTGGCCGCGCAGACCGCGCTGATGGAAGGCAAGAGCCTGGACAACCTGGCCAGCATGCAGCGCCTGGACGGCTATACCAAAAAGGCCGGCGAGCTGATCGACCTGGTGCGCAAGACCCCCGAAACCTCGGCCCAGGGCAAGCCCCTGCTGGACGCGGCCCTGGCGGCCTACGACGTCTATCACCGCGACGCCATCGTGCCCATGATTGCGGCCATCCGCGCCGGCAACGCCCAGGATTCCAATCGCCTCAACCTGGAAAAAGTCACGCCGCTGGGCCTGACCTTTACCGCCGCCATCCAGAAATACGTGGACTATGCCGACGAGGTCGGCCAGCGCGTGGCGCGTGACGCCTCCACCCGCATCAACGGCGCGATCGCCGTCCTGGTCGGCCTGCTGGTCGTGGTGGCCGCGCTGGTGGTGGGCCTGTACGCGGTGTTCGGCCGCGCGGTGTTCCGTCCGCTGCATGAAGCCGGGCGCCTGTTCGACCGCATTGCCGGCGGCGACCTGACCAACCGCATCGAGCAACGCGGCAACAACGAAATCGGCGTGCTCTACGCCGCCGTCAAGCGCATGCAGGACAGCCTGGCGCGCACCGTGTCGGCCGTGCGCCTGGGCGTGGAAGAGATCCACACCGGCGCGCGCGAAATCGCCGCGGGCAACATCGACCTGTCTTCGCGCACCGAACAGCAGGCCGCCTCGCTGGAGGAAACCGCCGCCAGCATGGATGAGCTGTCGTCCACCGTGCGCAACAACGCGGAAAGCTCGCGCAGCGCCTCGGAACTGGCCGTGGCGGCATCCGAAGTGGCCACGCGCGGCGGTCAGGCCGTGGGCGACGTGGTCGGCACCATGCGCGGCATCGCCGACAGCTCCAACCGCATCGCCGACATCGTCGGCGTGATCGACGGCATCGCCTTCCAGACCAACATCCTGGCGCTGAACGCCGCGGTGGAAGCGGCGCGCGCCGGCGAGCAGGGCAAGGGCTTCGCGGTCGTGGCCAGCGAAGTGCGCGCCCTGGCGCAGCGCAGCGCCGCCGCCGCCAAGGAAATCAAGGGCCTGATCGACGACTCCGTGCAGAAGGTATCGATCGGTTCCGACCAGGTTGAAGCAGCCGGCGCCACCATGCAGGAAATCGTGACCTCGGTGCGCCGCGTGACGGACATCATCAACGAAATTTCCAGCGCGTCCGAGGAGCAGTCGCAAGGCATCCAGCAGGTCAACCAGGCCGTGTCGCAGATGGACAGCGTGACGCAGCAGAACGCGGCGCTGGTCGAGCAGGCCGCGGCGTCCGCGGCATCCCTGGAAACCCAGTCGCAGCGCCTGCGCGAAGCGGTGGCCGTGTTCAAGCTGCAGACCGGCCGCGTGATCGATGCCGATGCGCCGGCCGTAGGCCGCAACGGCGAACCGGCTTTGCTCGGCGCCTGAACGCGCCAGCACATGGCGGCCGGCCCGGATGGCTGGCCGTGAACGGGAACAAAGCCCCCAGCGCGTGTGCGACTGGGGGCTTTGTCCATGGGCCGGATGTGCGGTCCGTGTGGCGGCACCATTTCCCGGCGCCTATGACAATCAGGGACAAAAGATGCCAGCCGCGCCGCACAGGCATAAAATAGCGGATTGCCTACCCCCTCCCGCACACAGGATCCCGCGCCATGAACGCACGCATCCCCGAAGACGCTCTTCCTCCCACTCTGGACCCGAAGGCCTTGCAGGCTTTCGTCGACGAAAAATGGGACAACGAGATCATCCCGGCGCTGACCGACTACATCGCCATCCCGGCCAAGAGTCCGGCTTTCGACGCGGACTGGGAAAAGAACGCTTTCATCGAGCGCGTGGTGCGCGACGCCGCGCAGTGGGTCGAGGCACAGAAGGTCTCGGGCCTGAAGCTGGAAGTGGTGCGCCTGCCGGGCCGCACGCCCGTCATCTTCTTTGACGCGCCCGCCACCCGCAGCGACAACGGCGACACCGTGCTGCTGTACGGCCACCTGGACAAGCAGCCCGAATTCTCGGGCTGGCGCGCCGGCCTCGGCCCCTGGACCCCCAAGCTCGAAGACGGCAAGCTCTACGGCCGCGGCGGCGCCGATGACGGCTATGCCGTGTACGCCTCGCTGACCGCCATCATGGCGCTGGACAAGCAGGGCATTCCGCGCCCGCGCTGCGTGGGCATCGTCGAAACCTGTGAGGAATCCGGCAGCTACGACCTGCTGCCCTACGTGGACGCGCTGCGCGACCGCCTGGGCAACGTGGCCCTGGTGGTGTGCCTGGA
The sequence above is drawn from the Achromobacter xylosoxidans genome and encodes:
- a CDS encoding FecR domain-containing protein produces the protein MSARHGDIPEPILAQGLEWLVILWSGEASADERAAWQRWRAAHPDHERAWQQVQRIDTRLMDVSPEASAQALARSGRQAGRRKALRLMGWAVLGAGAAGLAAQRLPWQPYAADYRSAAGERREIMLADGTRLILNGASAVDMEYTAEARRLVLRRGEIYVQTGHGPAAAGRPFFVATAYGDVQALGTRFTVEQQRDRIRVGVYEGAVEIQPSRGHPLRLDAGQSAAFTPLAAEPMPDALQQAPAWLRGQLVAERLRLADFLDQVGRYRRGVIRCDPRVADLIVSGVYALDDTDRILASLARALPLRVSRYTAYWVVVEPR
- a CDS encoding sigma-70 family RNA polymerase sigma factor; the protein is MTAATQPTAQHALNLLYRDHHGWLAGWLRRRLGCAHDAADLSHDTYERLLNSGRLPEAGQARAFLTQIAKGLVVDLYRRRALESAYLDALASLPEAHMPSAEARALALETLMAVDAALDALPARARQVFILSRFEGRTYSDIAQSLGVSVALVRKHMLRAAQACLAAL
- a CDS encoding methyl-accepting chemotaxis protein, yielding MFQNLSIRAVLTTALAVFFALFLLTGIAVHQQLTSNRNSIEVLLDTNLVRANAVNGAGTELLRARLVLLAAQTALMEGKSLDNLASMQRLDGYTKKAGELIDLVRKTPETSAQGKPLLDAALAAYDVYHRDAIVPMIAAIRAGNAQDSNRLNLEKVTPLGLTFTAAIQKYVDYADEVGQRVARDASTRINGAIAVLVGLLVVVAALVVGLYAVFGRAVFRPLHEAGRLFDRIAGGDLTNRIEQRGNNEIGVLYAAVKRMQDSLARTVSAVRLGVEEIHTGAREIAAGNIDLSSRTEQQAASLEETAASMDELSSTVRNNAESSRSASELAVAASEVATRGGQAVGDVVGTMRGIADSSNRIADIVGVIDGIAFQTNILALNAAVEAARAGEQGKGFAVVASEVRALAQRSAAAAKEIKGLIDDSVQKVSIGSDQVEAAGATMQEIVTSVRRVTDIINEISSASEEQSQGIQQVNQAVSQMDSVTQQNAALVEQAAASAASLETQSQRLREAVAVFKLQTGRVIDADAPAVGRNGEPALLGA
- a CDS encoding TonB-dependent siderophore receptor: MQARSTPKPARSTLALALTALALAAPPAAMAAGPGSPSPQERAARSYDIPAGPLDQVLNAYSQQAGVTIAIDGALTAGRRSPGLRGAYGLNAGYAAILAGSGLAARQEGGGYVLRPLPPGAAGISTLEPVTVRASSVAPDSYVAEETRAGTKTDTPILEVPQSISVVTRAQMEAQNAQSVTEVLRYVPGVTVETYGVDPKGFDWVMLRGFNAQATSDYKDGLRQATSGYTLFRSEPYALDRIEVLRGPSSVLYGQGDAGGVINRVSKLPSATPHYEAELEYGSFQRKQAAVDLTGPATEDGTLMYRIIGVARDANTQFTYPNGDRISDDRLFLAPSLTWAPSAATRFTLLTEYLRDRSGGTIGTVTVNGKPTNLRNGDPNFNRYDQDQKSIGYLFEHRFNDTLQVRQNLRYGRVDSILDNMFLAGLTPTGIARTARRYDESMTALALDNQAQFDLRTGPLAHTLLLGLDFNRSSADVSRTMGPAPSLNPFDPVYGVDVPTPTIPLANYLERTHQTGLYLQDQVRFDERWVLTLGGRYDWYSQKTENRILNNDSNQSGSRFSGRAGLNYVMPNGVAPYVSFAQSFLPNTGTSAPANGSSPFAPSRGRQWEGGIKFQPPGSNALYTLAVFDIKKSNVLTNDLQNPGFQVASGEVQSRGVELEGKFSLGDGWDFTGSYTYVRARITRANNGTEGNRPALVPEHSASGWLNYTVRNSALAGLSLGAGLRYVGSTYGDNANTLEIAGRTLVDAGVSYAVDKHLTLSVNATNLFDKEYLATCSDLSDCYPGSRRSVIGRVKYQF